A genome region from Geminicoccus roseus DSM 18922 includes the following:
- a CDS encoding response regulator codes for MPGDMSERIRSENDPRHLLLVEDDAPLRRNLIRAFEKAGFAVTAVGTLREAHEQAADSPPEYAVLDLNLSDGHGMELVHTLLDLRSGTRIVIMTGYDSIASSLVALKAGAVDYLAKPANADQIVAALLGGESSRSGNEIEIPMSADRIRWEHIQRVFEQCNRNVSETARRLEMHRRTLQRILSKRAPKS; via the coding sequence ATGCCCGGCGACATGAGCGAACGGATCCGCAGCGAGAACGATCCGCGGCATCTTCTGCTGGTCGAGGACGACGCGCCGCTTCGCCGCAACCTGATCCGCGCCTTCGAGAAGGCCGGCTTTGCGGTCACCGCGGTCGGCACCCTGCGCGAAGCCCACGAGCAGGCGGCGGACAGCCCGCCGGAATACGCCGTGCTCGACCTCAACCTGAGCGACGGCCATGGCATGGAGCTGGTCCATACCCTCCTGGACCTGCGCTCGGGCACCCGGATCGTGATCATGACCGGCTATGACAGCATCGCGAGCTCGCTGGTCGCGCTGAAGGCCGGGGCGGTCGACTATCTGGCCAAGCCGGCCAATGCCGACCAGATCGTGGCGGCCCTGCTGGGCGGCGAATCGTCCCGGAGCGGCAACGAGATCGAGATCCCGATGTCGGCGGACCGGATCCGCTGGGAGCACATCCAGCGCGTGTTCGAGCAGTGCAACCGCAACGTCTCGGAAACCGCGCGCCGGCTGGAGATGCACCGGCGGACCCTGCAGCGGATCCTGAGCAAGCGCGCGCCCAAGAGCTGA
- a CDS encoding ribbon-helix-helix domain-containing protein, giving the protein MSDPSVAPAQAAMIRKTMRIGTVRTSIKLEPDFWTYLKEVSEQRRMRLSALVNEVANAAPDRTNLASTLRTFSLVHAQLRTRALHQELDRLMVAGNNQDLLKVMETCPLPIVILNPERQIRQVNRALVTWLNLDPKATIGQRLDNVMILRAPNLKDMWVHLSSGHMQRGSFSATYVSPGRVRTAQALAVALSPLGEGQPRGSIVLFETLSGRN; this is encoded by the coding sequence ATGTCTGACCCGTCCGTCGCCCCCGCCCAGGCTGCGATGATCCGCAAGACCATGCGCATCGGCACGGTGCGCACCTCGATCAAGCTGGAACCCGATTTCTGGACCTACCTGAAGGAGGTGTCCGAGCAGCGGCGGATGCGGCTGTCCGCCCTGGTGAACGAGGTCGCCAACGCGGCGCCCGACCGCACCAACCTGGCTTCCACCCTGCGCACCTTCTCCCTGGTGCACGCCCAGCTGCGCACCCGGGCCCTGCACCAGGAACTCGACCGCCTGATGGTGGCCGGCAACAATCAGGACCTGCTCAAGGTCATGGAGACCTGCCCGCTGCCGATCGTGATCCTCAATCCCGAGCGGCAGATCCGGCAGGTGAACCGGGCTCTGGTGACCTGGCTCAACCTGGACCCAAAGGCGACGATCGGCCAGCGACTGGACAATGTCATGATCCTGCGCGCGCCCAACCTGAAGGACATGTGGGTTCATCTTTCCAGCGGGCACATGCAGCGCGGCAGCTTCAGCGCGACCTATGTCAGCCCCGGCCGGGTGCGGACCGCCCAGGCCCTGGCGGTGGCGCTCTCGCCCCTGGGGGAGGGCCAGCCGCGCGGCTCGATCGTGCTGTTCGAGACCCTGTCGGGGCGAAACTGA